The Bos mutus isolate GX-2022 chromosome 7, NWIPB_WYAK_1.1, whole genome shotgun sequence genome window below encodes:
- the MAP2K7 gene encoding dual specificity mitogen-activated protein kinase kinase 7 isoform X2, translating to MAASSLEQKLSRLEAKLKQENREARRRIDLNLDISPQRPRPTLQLPLANDGGSRSPSSESSPQHPTPPARPRHMLGLPSTLFTPRSMESIEIDQKLQEIMKQTGYLTIGGQRYQAEINDLENLGEMGSGTCGQVWKMRFRKTGHVIAVKQMRRSGNKEENKRILMDLDVVLKSHDCPYIVQCFGTFITNTDVFIAMELMGTCAEKLKKRMQGPIPERILGKMTVAIVKALYYLKEKHGVIHRDVKPSNILLDERGQIKLCDFGISGRLVDSKAKTRSAGCAAYMAPERIDPPDPTKPDYDIRADVWSLGISLVELATGQFPYKNCKTDFEVLTKVLQEEPPLLPGHMGFSGDFQSFVKDCLTKDHRKRPKYNKLLEHSFIKRYETLEVDVASWFKDVMAKTESPRTSGVLSQHHLPFFR from the exons ccctgcagctccCACTGGCCAACGATGGGGGCAGCCGCTCACCGTCCTCCGAGAGCTCCCCACAGCACCCCACGccccccgcccggccccgccACATGCTGGGGCTGCCTTCAACCTTGTTCACACCCCGCAGCATGGAGAG CATCGAGATTGaccagaagctgcaggagatcaTGAAACAGACGGGCTACCTGACCATCGGGGGCCAG CGCTACCAGGCGGAGATCAATGACCTGGAGAACCTGGGGGAGATGGGCAGCGGCACTTGCGGCCAGGTGTGGAAGATGCGCTTCCGGAAGACGGGGCACGTCATCGCTGTCAAG CAAATGCGGCGCTCGGGGAATAAGGAGGAGAACAAGAGGATCCTCATGGATTTGGACGTGGTGCTCAAGAGCCACGACTGCCCCTACATTGTGCAGTGCTTCGGGACTTTCATCACCAAC ACGGACGTCTTCATCGCCATGGAGCTCATGGGCACGTGCGCGGAGAAGCTCAAGAAGCGGATGCAGGGCCCCATCCCCGAGCGGATCCTGGGCAAGATGACGGTGGCA ATTGTGAAGGCGCTCTACTACCTGAAGGAGAAGCATGGCGTGATCCACCGTGACGTCAAGCCCTCCAACATCCTGCTGGACGAGCGGGGCCAGATCAAGCTCTGTGACTTCGGCATCAGCGGCCGCCTGGTCGACTCCAAAGCCAAAACGCGGAGTGCGGGCTGTGCCGCCTACATGGCA CCTGAGCGCATCGACCCCCCGGATCCCACCAAGCCCGACTACGACATCCGGGCCGATGTGTGGAGCCTGGGCATCTCCTTG GTGGAGCTGGCGACAGGACAGTTCCCCTACAAGAACTGCAAGACAGACTTTGAGGTCCTCACCAAAGTCCTCCAAGAGGAGCCCCCGCTCCTGCCCGGACACATGGGCTTCTCGGGGGACTTCCAGTCCTTCGTCAAAGACTG cCTTACTAAAGATCACAGGAAGAGACCAAAGTATAATAAGCTACTT GAACACAGCTTCATCAAGCGCTACGAGACGCTGGAGGTGGATGTGGCGTCCTGGTTCAAGGATGTCATGGCGAAGACCGAGTCACCGAGGACAAGCGGGGTCCTGAGCCAGCACCACCTGCCCTTCTTCAGGTAG
- the TGFBR3L gene encoding transforming growth factor-beta receptor type 3-like protein: MLSTVLLLLALLSGTTALPSEPAEPPFPAAPGPWLRRPLFTLELSDAEDAFPRRAGPLEVPGDSRVFVQAALARPSPRWGLALHGCSVTPSSRPALGPALALLRGGCSADSSVTFPPPRPLLGAARPARFSFRLRPVFNASVQFLHCQLSRCRRRRLRQARWTPAPLTLPPLSPCLPQDEACAGAGSGSDESLGADSPHLHTLTQPIVVTVPRLPPRLPKGFPGRAVRPESPAPAPEALEPAPVVALVLAAFALGAAVAAGLSLVCAHSAPQLPGQPPRASPSGRPPRRPQ, translated from the exons ATGCTGAGCACCGTGCTCCTGCTGCTGGCCCTGCTCTCAGGGACCACCGCCTTGCCCAGCGAGCCAGCTG AGCCCCCGTTCCCTGCGGCGCCCGGGCCCTGGCTGCGCCGACCCCTTTTCACTCTGGAGCTGTCAGACGCGGAGGACGCCTTCCCGCGCCGTGCGGGGCCGCTCGAGGTCCCAGGGGACAGCCGCGTGTTTGTGCAG GCGGCCCTGGCCCGTCCCTCCCCACGCTGGGGCCTGGCCCTGCACGGCTGCTCCGTAACACCTTCCTCGCGCCCGGCCCTGGGCCCCGCCCTGGCGCTGCTGCGCGGGGGCTGCTCCGCCGACTCCTCGGTCACCTTCCCGCCACCGCGGCCGCTCCTCGGTGCCGCCCGTCCTGCGCGTTTCAGCTTCCGCCTGCGCCCGGTCTTCAACGCCTCTGTGCAGTTCCTGCACTGCCAACTGAgtcgctgccgccgccgccgcctccgccaAGCCCGCTGGACGCCTGCGCCTTTGACGCTGCCTCCACTGTCCCCG TGTCTGCCTCAGGATGAGGCGTGCGCAGGCGCCGGCAGTGGCAGCGATGAGAGCCTGGGTGCTGACAGCCCCCACCTGCACACATTGACGCAGCCCATCGTGGTGACCGTGCCACGGCTGCCCCCCA GGCTACCCAAGGGCTTCCCCGGCAGAGCTGTGCGCCCCGAGTCTCCCGCGCCGGCGCCGGAGGCCCTGGAGCCCGCGCCGGTGGTAGCGCTAGTGTTGGCCGCTTTCGCGCTGGGCGCCGCTGTGGCCGCCGGCCTCAGCCTCGTGTGCGCGCACTCAG CGCCCCAACTCCCCGGTCAGCCCCCGAGAGCCTCGCCCAGCGGCCGCCCGCCCAGGAGGCCCCAGTGA